GGGGTACGGGAGATGTTCAACGATGCGCCCTTGCCGGCATTCTGTGTGTCGACCAATGCCTACCTCGGCGCCCCGGGCATTGTCGAAGCGCTACGACTGGGTGCGGACGTCGTCATCACCGGACGGGTGGTCGACAGCGCCGTGGTCAGCGCGGCCCTGGTGCATGAGTTCGGTTGGTCCTGGCAGGACTACGACAAACTGGCCCAGGCGGCATTGGCCGGGCACATCATCGAGTGCGGCGCACAGTGCACCGGCGGCAATTTCACCGATTGGCGCGAAGTGCCGGACTACGAGCACATCGGCTTCCCGGTGGTCGAGGTGCAGGACGACGGCCAGTTCATCGTCAGCAAGGCGCCCGACACCGGCGGCTTGATCAGCCCGTTGAGCGTGGGCGAACAACTGCTGTATGAGATCGGCAACCCACGGGCCTACCTGCTGCCGGATGTGATCTGCGATTTCAGCCAGGTGAAACTTCATCAGCAGGGCAAGGATCGGGTCCAGGTACACGGCGCCAAGGGCCTCGCACCGACCGCGCAATACAAAGTCAGTGCCACTTACCCGGACGGCTTTCGCTGCACCGCCAGTTGCCTGATCGCCGGCATCGACGCCGTCGCCAAGGCCCATCGAGTGAGCGAAGCGATCATCAATAAAACGTCGCAGATGTTCGAGCAGCGCGGCTGGGCGCCCTACACCGAGGTGAATATCGAACTGCTGGGCAGCGAAGCGACCTACGGCCCCCATGGCCAGCGCCAGGACAGCCGCGAAGTGGTGATCAAGCTCGCCGTGCGGCATCCGAGCAAACAGGCGCTGGTGCTGTTTTCCCGGGAGATCGCCCAAGCTGCCACCGGCATGGCGCCTGGCTTGACCGGCATCGTCGGTGGTCGCCCCACGGTCTATCCACTAATCCGCCTGTTCTCCTTTCTCATCGACAAATCCGCCTGCACCCTGACCGTCGACCTGCAAGGCCATCGCCACCCCTGCGTCCTGCCCGCCCTTGATCATCTCGACAGCGCCGACCTGCCCTTGCCATTCATAACGCCCAAACCCCAGGGCCAGGCGGACGCCAGTGTGGCGCTGGTAAAACTGGCGGTGGCGCGATCCGGCGACAAGGGTAATCACAGCAATATCGGGGTCATGGCCCGCTCGCCCGATTACCTGCCATGGATCGCCGAGGCGCTGACTCCCGAGGTGGTCGTTGACTGGATGCGCCATGCGCTCGACCCGATCCACGGCCGGGTCGAGCGCTGGTATCTGCCAGGTAGCCATAGCCTGAATTTCCTGTTGGAAAACGCCCTTGGTGGCGGTGGCGTGGCGAGCCTGCGGATC
This region of Pseudomonas fluorescens genomic DNA includes:
- a CDS encoding acyclic terpene utilization AtuA family protein, which produces MNKTVRIGCASAFWGDTSTAAAQLVEGVALDYLVFDYLAEITLSLLAGARMKDPQAGYASDFVEVLAPLLPAIAEQRIRVISNAGGVNPQACAAALQTACDKAGLALKIAVLLGDDLQPQFPQLAASGVREMFNDAPLPAFCVSTNAYLGAPGIVEALRLGADVVITGRVVDSAVVSAALVHEFGWSWQDYDKLAQAALAGHIIECGAQCTGGNFTDWREVPDYEHIGFPVVEVQDDGQFIVSKAPDTGGLISPLSVGEQLLYEIGNPRAYLLPDVICDFSQVKLHQQGKDRVQVHGAKGLAPTAQYKVSATYPDGFRCTASCLIAGIDAVAKAHRVSEAIINKTSQMFEQRGWAPYTEVNIELLGSEATYGPHGQRQDSREVVIKLAVRHPSKQALVLFSREIAQAATGMAPGLTGIVGGRPTVYPLIRLFSFLIDKSACTLTVDLQGHRHPCVLPALDHLDSADLPLPFITPKPQGQADASVALVKLAVARSGDKGNHSNIGVMARSPDYLPWIAEALTPEVVVDWMRHALDPIHGRVERWYLPGSHSLNFLLENALGGGGVASLRIDPQGKAFAQQLLEIQIPVPQHIADQVN